The Acomys russatus chromosome 3, mAcoRus1.1, whole genome shotgun sequence genome has a window encoding:
- the Carmil3 gene encoding capping protein, Arp2/3 and myosin-I linker protein 3 isoform X3, which produces MAKASVDLTRELQDSIRRCLSQGAVLQQHRVKLETKPKKFEDRVLALTSWRLHLFPLKVPAKVESSFNVLEIRAFNTLSQNQILVETERGMVSMRLPSAESVDQVTRHVSSALSKVCPGPGCLIRRGNADTPEGPRDTSPNSETSTSTTHSVCGGFSETYAALCDYNGLHCREEVQWDVDTIYHAEDNREFNLLDFSHLESRDLALMVAALAYNQWFTKLYCKDLRLGSEVLEQVLHTLSKSGSLEELVLDNAGLKTDFVQKLAGVFGENGSCVLHALTLSHNPVDDKGLLSLSQQLLCFPTGLTKLCLAKTAISPRGLQALGQTFGANPAFASSLRYLDLSKNPGLLATDEANALYSFLAQPNALVHLDLSGTDCAIDLLLGALLHGCCSHLTYLNLARNSCSHRKGREAPPAFKQFFSSAYALSHVNLSATRLPLEALRALLQGLSLNSHLSDLHLDLSSCELRSAGAQALQEQLGAITCIGSLDLSDNGFDSDLLTLVPALGKNKSLKHLFLGKNFNVKAKTLEEILHKLVQLIQEEDCSLQSLSVADSRLKLRTSILINALGSNTCLAKVDLSGNGMEDIGAKMLSKALQINSSLRTILWDRNNTSALGFLDIARALESNHTLRFMSFPVSDISQAYRSAPERTEDVWQKIQWCLVRNNHSQTCPQEQAFRLQQGLVTSSAEQMLQRLCGRVQEEVRALRLCPLGPVQDELLYARDLIKDAKNSRALFPSLYELGHVLANDGPVRQRLESVASEVSKAVDKELQVILESMVSLTQELCPVAMRVAEGHNKMLSNVAERVTVPRNFIRGALLEQAGQDIQNKLDEVKLSVVTYLTNSIVDEILQELYHSHKSLARHLTQLRTLSDPPGGASQGQDPSSRGRGRNHDHEETDDELGTNIDTMAIKKQKRCRKIRPVSAFISGSPQDMDSQLGSLGIPPGWFSALGGSQPTASGSWEGLSELPTHGYKLRHQTQGRPRPPRTTPPGPGRPSVPVPGPRQENGMATRLDEGLEDFFSRRVMDESSSYPRTLRTMRPGLSEPPLPPLQKKRRRGLFHFRRPRSFKGDRGPGSPTAGLLLPPPPPPPPTQESPPSPDPPSLGNNSSPCWSPEEESSLLPGFGGARGSSFCSKMGTERLEAGEGAPAAGTAQQPRVHGVALPGLGRTKGWSFDGKREGTGPDQEDGTQAWQKRRSSDDAGPGAWKPPPPPQSSKPSFSAMRRAEATWHIAEESAPNHSCQSPSPASQDGEEEKEGPLFPERTVPARNAKDPPIGPRPPKPVAVPRGRKAPQVPGGREEAESGPAGPAANKPRLRLGSQQDQEEPEVQAPSDPGRRAAPLKPKRTRRAQSCDKLEPERRRPPDPTGACAGTNDPGTD; this is translated from the exons aTGGCCAAGGCCAGCGTGGACCTCACCCGCGAGCTGCAAG ACAGCATCCGGAGGTGCCTGAGCCAGGGAGCTGTGCTCCAGCAGCACCGTGTGAAACTGGAGACAAAACCCAAGAAGTTTGAGGACCGAGTGCTG GCCCTGACTTCCTGGCGCCTCCACCTCTTTCCCCTTAAAGTCCCTGCCAAG GTGGAAAGCTCGTTCAATGTCCTGGAGATCCGTGCCTTCAACACACTCAGTCAAAACCAG ATCCTGGTAGAGACTGAGCGAGGCATGGTGAGCATGCGGCTGCCATCGGCTGAGAGCGTGGACCAGGTGACACGGCACGTGAGCTCTGCCCTCTCCAAGGTCTGCCCTGGCCCTGG GTGTCTGATCCGACGTGGAAATGCAGACACCCCAGAGGGGCCCCGAGACACATCTCCCAACTCTGAAACTTCCACATCTACcactcacagtgtgtgtg GTGGCTTCTCTGAGACCTACGCTGCCCTGTGTGACTACAATGGACTACACTGCCGTGAGGAGGTGCAGTGG GATGTGGACACCATCTACCACGCTGAGGATAACCGAGAGTTCAATCTTTTGGATTTCAGCCACTTGGAGAGCCG AGACCTGGCCCTAATGGTGGCAGCCCTGGCCTACAACCAGTGGTTTACCAAACTCTACTGCAAAGACTTGAGACTG GGCTCAGAAGTGCTAGAACAGGTGCTACATACCCTCAGCAAGTCGGGGAGCCTCGAAGAGCTGGTGCTGGACAATGCTGGGCTTAAGAC GGACTTTGTCCAGAAGCTGGCCGGGGTGTTTGGGGAAAACGGGAGCTGCGTGCTGCATGCGCTCACTCTGTCTCACAACCCCGTCGACGACAAAG GTCTCCTCAGCCTGAGCCAGCAGCTCCTCTGCTTCCCTACTGGCCTCACCAAACTGTGCCTGGCCAAGACTGCCATTTCTCCTCGAG GGCTCCAGGCACTGGGACAAACCTTCGGGGCCAACCCGGCCTTTGCCAGCTCCCTTCGATACCTGGACCTGAGCAAGAACCCTGGGCTGCTTGCCACAGACGAGGCCAAT GCCCTCTACAGTTTCCTGGCCCAACCCAATGCCTTGGTACACCTGGACCTTTCAGGGACTGACTGTGCCATCGACTTG CTTCTGGGCGCCCTACTTCATGGCTGCTGCTCCCACCTCACCTACCTCAACCTGGCTCGAAACAGCTGCTCCCACAG GAAGGGCCGGGAGGCCCCACCAGCCTTCAAACAGTTCTTCAGCAGCGCTTACGCCCTGAGCCATGTCAACCTGTCAGCCACAAGGCTACCCCTGGAAGCCCTCAG GGCACTTCTTCAGGGCCTCTCCCTCAACAGTCACCTCAGTGATCTGCACCTGGACCTTAGTAGCTGTGAG CTCCgctcagcaggagcccaggccTTGCAGGAGCAGCTGGGGGCCATCACCTGTATAGGCAGCCTAGATCTGTCTGACAACG GGTTTGACTCAGACCTCCTGACGCTGGTGCCTGCTCTTGGCAAGAACAAGTCCCTGAAGCATCTCTTCCTAGGAAAGAACTTCAATGTCAAGGCCAA GACTCTAGAAGAGATTCTTCATAAGCTGGTGCAACTGATCCAGGAAGAGGATTGT TCCCTGCAGTCGCTGTCCGTGGCAGACTCGAGACTAAAGCTTCGTACCAGTATCCTCATCAATGCCCTGGGCAGCAACACCTGCCTGGCTAAAGTGGATCTGAGCGGCAACGGCATGGAGGACATTGGGGCCAAGATGCTATCGAAGGCACTGCAGATAAACTCCTCCCTCCG AACTATCCTATGGGATAGGAATAACACATCTGCCCTGGGATTCCTGGACATTGCAAGGGCCCTGGAGAG CAACCACACACTGCGCTTCATGTCCTTCCCCGTGAGTGACATCTCCCAAGCTTACCGCAGCGCCCCGGAGCGCACAGAGGACGTGTGGCAGAAG ATCCAGTGGTGCCTGGTGAGGAATAACCACTCGCAGACGTGCCCTCAGGAGCAAGCCTTCAGGCTGCAGCAGGGCCTGGTGACCAGCAGCGCCGAGCAA ATGCTGCAGCGGCTGTGTGGACGCGTGCAGGAGGAGGTACGGGCCCTGAGGCTGTGTCCCCTCGGGCCTGTGCAAGATGAGCTGCTCTACGCCCGGGACCTCATCAAGGATGCCAAGAACTCCCGGGCG CTGTTTCCCAGCCTCTATGAGCTGGGCCATGTGCTGGCCAATGACGGGCCTGTGCGGCAGAGACTGGAGTCAGTGGCCAGTGAGGTGTCCAAAGCTGTGGACAAGGAGCTTCAG GTGATTCTGGAGTCCATGGTCAGCCTCACACAGGAATTGTGCCCTGTGGCCATGCGGGTGGCAGAAGGGCACAACAAGATGCTGAGCAATGTGGCAGAACGTGTCACTGTGCCCAGGAACTTCATCCGAGGAGCGCTGCTGGAGCAGGCGGGGCAGGACATTCAGAACAAGCTGGA CGAGGTGAAACTCTCCGTTGTCACCTACTTGACCAACTCCATCGTGGATGAGATCCTGCAGGAACTGTACCACTCCCACAAGAGCCTG GCCCGGCACCTGACCCAGCTCAGGACACTGTCAGATccgccaggaggagcaagccaagGGCAGGATCCGTCttcccgaggcagaggcaggaaccatgACCATGAGGAAACGGACGATGAACTTGGGACCAACATC GACACCATGGCCATCAAAAAGCAGAAACGCTGCCGAAAGATCCGGCCAGTGTCTGCCTTCATCA GTGGGAGCCCTCAGGACATGGACAGCCAACTGGGGAGCCTGGGGATTCCTCCTGGCTGGTTCTCGGCACTTGGAGGCAGCCAGCCCACGGCAAGCGGCTCCTGGGAAGGCCTGTCTGAGTTACCTACTCATGGCTATAAGCTAAGGCATCAAACACAAGGGAGGCCGAGGCCTCCCAGGACCACCCCACCAGGACCTGGCCGGCCCAGT GTGCCAGTACCTGGGCCTCGGCAGGAGAATGGGATGGCCACCCGCCTAGACGAGGGATTGGAAGACTTCTTCAGCAGACGGGTCATGGATGAAAGTTCCAG CTACCCCCGGACTCTGAGAACCATGCGGCCTGGCCTCTCAGAGCCACCACTGCCTCCActccagaagaagaggaggagaggcctGTTTCACTTCCGCCGGCCCCGGAGCTTCAAGGGGGACAGAGGACCAGGGTCTCCCACTGCCggactcctcctccctccacccccacctccacccccaactcAGGAGAGCCCTCCCAGCCCAGACCCCCCAAGCCTTGGCAATAACTCATCTCCTTGTTGGAGCCCAGAGGAGGAGAGCAGCCTCCTTCCTGGGTTTGGAGGGGCCCGGGGATCTTCCTTCTGCAGTAAGATG GGCACAGAGAGGttagaggcaggggagggagccCCAGCCGCTGGGACAGCACAGCAACCGAGGGTACATGGTGTTGCCCTTCCTGGCTTAGGAAGAACTAAAGGTTGGAGCTTTGATGGAAAACGAGAG GGCACAGGCCCAGACCAGGAGGACGGTACCCAGGCTTGGCAGAAACGACGCTCTTCGGATGATGCAG GACCTGGAGCCTGgaagccaccaccacccccacagaGCTCCAAGCCAAGCTTCAGCGCCATGCGCCGAGCAGAGGCCACGTGGCACATAG CTGAGGAGAGCGCCCCCAACCACAGCTGCCAAAGCCCTAGCCCAGCTTCccaggatggagaagaggaaaaggaaggaccCTTATTCCCAGAGAGGACGGTCCCAGCTAGGAATGCCAAg GACCCTCCCATAGGTCCACGTCCCCCTAAGCCAGTGGCCGTGCCCAGGGGCCGCAAGGCCCCTCAggtgccaggaggcagagaggaggctgAGAGTGGCCCTGCTGGCCCAGCAGCGAACAAGCCCCGGCTGAGACTGGGCTCACAGCAGGACCAAGAGGAGCCGGAAGTCCAAG CGCCCTCTGATCCGGGCCGCCGAGCAGCCCCCCTGAAGCCCAAGAGAACAAGGCGCGCGCAGTCCTGTGACAAACTGGAGCCCGAGAGAAGACGGCCACCTGACCCTACAGGTGCCTGTG CAGGAACCAATGACCCAGGAACAGACTGA